The Sporomusa termitida genome has a window encoding:
- the citF gene encoding citrate lyase subunit alpha, with product MINAAGRIIPDQITGVAQVRPYAGPFATIPTGRMVGPKIRVNKPRSEKIVKSIEQAIEAAGLKDGMTISFHHHFRNGDYVLNLVVAAIAKKGIKGLTLAPSSLNDINEAIIPFIEQGVITAIETSGGRGKLGRLMTSGKLAKPAVIRSHGGRARAIEAGDLKLDVAFIGAPCCDSYGNMNGINGRSACGSMGYAMVDAAYAEKVVAITDNLVPYPAYPISIPQTQVDFIVVLDSIGDSQGIASGALRISRDPRELLIAEYAAGVIEHSGYFKEGWSLQLGSGGASLAAAKFIKEKMLAQGIAASFGVGGITAPFVDMLEQGLIKTIFDVQDFDLPSIESLKNNPNHLEMSASYYANPHSGGPIVNNLDVVILSATEVDVDFNVNVITDSNGVIMGASGGHSDTAAGANLAIVVAPLLRGRLPMVLDKVNTIVTPGETVDVIVTERGIAVNPRRTDLTENFKGIGLPVMSIHDLQRLAYDMAGKPEPIAVSDEVVAVIEYRDGTIIDVVRKPL from the coding sequence ATGATTAATGCAGCTGGAAGAATTATTCCGGATCAAATAACCGGGGTGGCTCAAGTCCGCCCTTATGCCGGACCATTTGCTACGATTCCCACCGGGCGGATGGTGGGGCCTAAAATTCGGGTTAACAAACCTAGATCAGAAAAGATCGTAAAATCAATTGAACAAGCCATCGAAGCGGCCGGGTTAAAGGATGGCATGACAATTTCCTTTCATCACCATTTTCGCAATGGTGATTATGTGCTTAATCTGGTGGTTGCAGCTATTGCCAAAAAAGGTATTAAAGGCCTGACGCTTGCCCCGAGCTCACTTAATGATATTAACGAAGCCATAATTCCCTTTATTGAGCAGGGCGTTATTACCGCGATTGAGACAAGTGGCGGGCGCGGTAAACTCGGTAGGCTTATGACTTCCGGCAAGCTGGCCAAACCGGCTGTAATCCGGTCTCATGGCGGCCGGGCCCGCGCCATCGAAGCCGGCGATCTTAAGCTTGATGTGGCTTTTATCGGTGCTCCCTGTTGCGACAGCTATGGCAATATGAATGGGATTAATGGCCGCTCGGCCTGCGGTTCGATGGGGTATGCCATGGTGGATGCCGCCTATGCTGAAAAAGTTGTGGCTATTACCGATAACCTTGTGCCGTATCCGGCATACCCCATCAGTATTCCGCAAACGCAGGTCGATTTTATTGTTGTGCTTGACAGCATCGGTGATTCGCAGGGCATTGCTTCCGGCGCCCTGCGAATCAGCCGTGATCCGCGTGAACTGCTGATCGCCGAATATGCTGCCGGTGTTATTGAGCATTCGGGGTACTTTAAAGAGGGCTGGTCGCTGCAACTCGGCAGCGGCGGGGCCTCATTGGCGGCGGCTAAGTTTATTAAGGAGAAAATGCTGGCTCAGGGGATTGCTGCCAGCTTTGGTGTGGGCGGCATTACGGCACCATTTGTTGATATGCTGGAGCAGGGACTTATTAAAACAATATTTGATGTTCAGGATTTCGATCTCCCTTCGATCGAATCATTGAAGAATAATCCCAACCATCTCGAAATGTCAGCCTCATATTACGCTAATCCGCATAGCGGCGGGCCTATTGTCAATAACCTGGATGTGGTTATTCTGAGCGCGACAGAGGTGGATGTTGATTTTAATGTTAATGTTATTACTGATTCCAATGGTGTGATCATGGGGGCCTCGGGTGGTCACTCTGATACGGCCGCAGGCGCTAATCTGGCCATTGTTGTTGCGCCGCTGCTGCGGGGCCGGCTGCCGATGGTGCTGGACAAGGTTAATACAATTGTTACTCCAGGGGAAACGGTTGACGTTATCGTCACTGAACGCGGGATTGCCGTTAACCCGCGCCGTACAGACCTGACGGAGAATTTTAAGGGTATCGGCTTACCGGTTATGAGTATTCATGACCTGCAGAGGTTAGCCTATGATATGGCGGGTAAGCCGGAACCAATTGCCGTGAGCGATGAGGTTGTGGCTGTTATTGAGTATCGTGATGGTACGATTATTGATGTTGTGCGGAAACCGTTATAG
- a CDS encoding CitMHS family transporter: MLALMGFLMVIVFMYLIMSKRLSAMTALMLVPLAFGIILGFGPDLGAMSLDGIKKVAPTGIMICFAILYFGVMIDAGLFDPLINKILKAAKGDPLKVIVGTAVLAGIVSLDGDGSTTYMITCSAMLAIHRRLGIHPMVLPAMAIMQNGVMNILPWGGPTGRVMSALNLEAADVFVPLIPAMIAGTIWVLFVAYRIGLKERARLGTLQMQDVIAETATAVVDIEAQKLKRPHLFWVNLSITVILMAALVREVLPLNVLFMIGTSLVLIINYPKIKDQQARIATHAANALPVIAMVFAAGIFMGIMSGTKMVDAMAGSLVSVIPSSMGPHLALITALASLPFTFFLTNDAFYFGVVPVLVKTAATYGITPAEIARASLIGQGAHLLSPLVASTYLLVGLNGVEFGDFQKYTLLWAIGTSLVMLAFSLAIGIIPF, from the coding sequence ATGCTCGCATTAATGGGATTCTTAATGGTTATCGTCTTTATGTACCTCATTATGTCCAAACGTCTTTCGGCCATGACCGCTCTAATGCTAGTGCCGCTGGCCTTTGGCATCATCCTTGGCTTTGGACCTGACCTTGGTGCAATGTCGCTTGATGGAATCAAAAAAGTTGCGCCTACAGGAATCATGATTTGTTTTGCCATACTTTATTTCGGTGTTATGATTGATGCCGGCTTATTTGATCCATTGATCAACAAGATTTTAAAAGCTGCAAAAGGTGACCCCCTGAAAGTTATTGTTGGTACAGCCGTTTTAGCAGGTATCGTTTCCCTTGATGGCGATGGCTCAACCACCTATATGATTACCTGTTCCGCGATGCTGGCTATTCACCGCCGCCTGGGCATTCACCCCATGGTTTTGCCAGCCATGGCAATCATGCAGAATGGGGTTATGAATATCCTGCCCTGGGGCGGCCCTACCGGCAGGGTCATGAGTGCTTTAAATCTGGAGGCTGCCGATGTATTTGTGCCTTTAATCCCGGCGATGATTGCCGGCACCATCTGGGTACTGTTTGTGGCTTACCGTATTGGATTGAAAGAACGCGCCCGGCTGGGCACCCTGCAGATGCAGGATGTAATTGCCGAAACAGCAACTGCCGTTGTTGACATCGAAGCCCAAAAGCTCAAACGCCCACACTTGTTCTGGGTTAATTTGAGCATAACCGTTATCCTGATGGCCGCTTTAGTTAGAGAGGTGTTGCCTCTCAATGTTCTGTTCATGATCGGCACTTCCCTTGTTTTGATTATTAACTATCCCAAAATCAAAGACCAGCAGGCTCGTATTGCCACCCATGCTGCTAATGCACTGCCGGTTATAGCCATGGTTTTCGCAGCCGGTATTTTCATGGGCATCATGTCAGGCACCAAGATGGTTGATGCTATGGCCGGTTCACTGGTATCAGTCATTCCGTCTTCTATGGGACCGCATTTGGCCCTGATTACAGCTTTGGCCAGCCTGCCCTTTACCTTCTTCCTGACAAATGATGCCTTCTACTTTGGTGTAGTACCTGTCCTGGTCAAGACCGCGGCAACCTACGGCATCACCCCGGCTGAGATCGCCCGCGCTTCCTTAATTGGGCAAGGCGCACACCTGCTAAGCCCGCTGGTTGCATCAACCTACCTCCTGGTAGGTCTGAACGGGGTCGAGTTTGGTGATTTCCAGAAATATACCCTGCTGTGGGCAATCGGCACCTCTTTAGTTATGCTGGCGTTCTCACTGGCTATCGGAATAATTCCTTTCTAA
- a CDS encoding pyruvate carboxylase subunit B has product MNNNQPVKIVETVLRDGHQSLAATRMRITDMIPMLEQLDEAGFHALEAWGGATFDSCLRFLGEDPWERLRTLKQYLKKTPLQMLLRGQNVLGYNHYADDVVREFVNRAVDNGIGVIRIFDALNDVRNLEVAMQAAKAAGAHVQGAFVYTISPYHNQDSFIKVAKDLVALGADSICIKDMSGLLAPYAAYDLVKALKADIAIPIQLHSHYTSGMASMTYLKAIEAGVDIIDCALSPFALGTSQPATEAIVAALEGTARDTGIKKENLYPIADHFRAVKKALAGDFNLNTAIDIDTKVLSFQIPGGMLSNLLNQMKEQGMADKYPDLLEEMPKVRAELGYPPLVTPTSQITGSMAAFNVMLGRYNVIPREIKDLVRGKYGRTPAPIDPEFRKMIVGDEPIITHRPADDIAPQMDALRQELAGKGYPNASTEDVLSYALFPEIALDYFGKYR; this is encoded by the coding sequence ATGAATAATAATCAACCTGTAAAAATTGTGGAAACAGTCCTGCGGGACGGCCACCAGTCGCTTGCCGCCACACGTATGCGTATTACCGATATGATCCCTATGCTGGAACAACTTGATGAGGCTGGCTTTCACGCCCTGGAAGCCTGGGGCGGGGCAACTTTTGACAGCTGTCTGCGTTTTCTGGGGGAAGATCCCTGGGAACGTCTGCGCACCCTAAAGCAATATCTGAAAAAGACTCCCCTGCAAATGTTGCTGCGCGGTCAAAATGTTCTCGGCTATAACCATTATGCCGATGATGTTGTGCGTGAATTTGTCAACCGCGCGGTTGATAATGGTATCGGTGTTATCCGGATTTTTGATGCCTTAAACGATGTCCGTAATCTGGAGGTGGCTATGCAGGCCGCCAAGGCCGCCGGGGCGCATGTGCAGGGAGCATTTGTGTATACGATCAGTCCCTATCACAATCAGGACAGCTTTATCAAAGTAGCCAAAGATCTGGTTGCGCTTGGGGCAGATTCGATCTGCATTAAAGATATGTCAGGCCTGCTGGCGCCATATGCGGCCTATGATCTGGTCAAAGCACTCAAAGCCGATATTGCCATTCCCATTCAACTGCATAGCCACTATACCAGCGGCATGGCTTCCATGACCTATCTCAAGGCTATCGAAGCCGGTGTTGATATTATTGACTGTGCTTTGTCTCCCTTTGCCCTGGGTACTTCGCAACCGGCCACCGAAGCGATTGTTGCCGCTTTGGAGGGTACTGCGCGCGATACCGGTATTAAAAAAGAAAACCTCTATCCGATTGCCGACCATTTCCGGGCTGTAAAAAAAGCTCTGGCCGGGGATTTTAATCTGAATACTGCGATAGACATCGATACCAAGGTGTTATCGTTCCAGATACCGGGCGGTATGTTGTCCAATCTGCTGAATCAGATGAAAGAACAGGGGATGGCTGATAAATATCCTGATTTGCTGGAAGAGATGCCCAAGGTGCGGGCGGAGCTTGGCTACCCGCCGCTGGTTACGCCGACCAGTCAGATTACCGGCTCGATGGCGGCCTTCAATGTTATGCTGGGGCGTTATAACGTAATTCCCCGCGAGATTAAGGACCTTGTCCGGGGCAAGTACGGGCGGACGCCGGCACCGATCGACCCTGAATTCAGAAAGATGATCGTTGGTGATGAACCTATTATTACTCACCGCCCGGCTGATGACATTGCGCCACAGATGGACGCACTGCGTCAGGAACTGGCAGGAAAAGGTTACCCTAACGCTTCGACTGAGGATGTATTGTCCTACGCTCTGTTTCCGGAAATTGCGCTGGACTATTTTGGGAAGTATCGCTAG
- the citD gene encoding citrate lyase acyl carrier protein, which produces MPKLLKAAQAGSVESTDILIMVAPAETGAGIKIELVSPTVQQYGEQIKNVIISTLIAHGIEDATVHANDKGALNFTIEARVTTAISRALS; this is translated from the coding sequence ATGCCTAAACTGCTGAAAGCGGCGCAAGCCGGCAGCGTAGAATCGACAGATATCCTGATCATGGTGGCTCCTGCTGAGACGGGGGCTGGAATAAAGATTGAACTGGTCAGTCCTACTGTCCAGCAATACGGCGAACAGATTAAAAACGTAATTATCAGCACACTTATCGCCCACGGCATTGAAGACGCTACTGTGCATGCCAACGACAAAGGCGCCTTGAATTTTACAATTGAAGCACGGGTAACAACAGCAATCAGCCGGGCGCTCAGCTAA
- a CDS encoding aldolase/citrate lyase family protein, whose protein sequence is MEKKLRRAMMFMPGNNPSMLQNAGIYGADTVIFDLEDAVAISEKDAARHLVHNAIKYFNYPCEVAIRINHIQTPYGVDDLKVVLAAKPDLIRLPKAESPRDIEEVDAIISEAESRYSFAPGSINMMAAVETAKGLRNAYEIATASPRMVALAIGGEDFIADLKTTRSKDGKELFVPRSQLLLAARAAGIDAIDTVFADINDEETFIAEVNLIKQLGFDGKSVINPRQVRIVHQIFTPTEKEIAQAGRVIAAYNAAIERNSGVINLDGKMIDTPMVLRAERVLAYAKSVKK, encoded by the coding sequence ATGGAGAAAAAATTACGCCGGGCGATGATGTTTATGCCGGGGAATAATCCATCCATGCTGCAGAATGCAGGTATTTACGGGGCTGATACTGTAATCTTTGACCTGGAAGATGCGGTAGCGATCAGCGAAAAGGATGCAGCCCGGCATCTTGTGCATAACGCGATTAAGTATTTTAACTATCCCTGTGAGGTGGCAATACGCATTAATCATATTCAAACACCTTATGGCGTCGATGACTTAAAGGTTGTACTTGCGGCTAAACCGGATCTAATCCGGTTGCCCAAAGCAGAGTCACCCCGTGATATTGAAGAGGTTGACGCAATCATCAGTGAAGCAGAAAGCCGTTATAGCTTTGCACCTGGTTCAATTAATATGATGGCTGCTGTTGAAACCGCCAAGGGGCTGCGCAATGCCTATGAGATTGCTACTGCCAGTCCGCGGATGGTGGCATTGGCCATCGGCGGCGAAGACTTCATCGCTGATCTTAAAACTACCCGCAGCAAAGATGGCAAAGAGCTGTTTGTGCCCAGATCGCAGCTCTTGCTGGCGGCCCGTGCAGCCGGCATTGATGCCATTGACACTGTGTTTGCGGATATTAACGATGAAGAGACTTTTATTGCTGAAGTCAATCTGATCAAGCAGCTTGGGTTTGATGGCAAATCGGTGATAAATCCGCGGCAGGTCCGGATTGTCCATCAGATCTTCACCCCGACGGAAAAAGAAATTGCTCAGGCCGGGCGGGTCATTGCTGCCTACAATGCGGCCATTGAACGCAATTCCGGGGTTATCAACCTGGACGGGAAGATGATCGACACCCCGATGGTGCTGCGGGCGGAGCGGGTGCTGGCCTACGCCAAGTCGGTTAAAAAGTAA
- a CDS encoding FlxA-like family protein, translated as MAITSIGQSGSAQVSQISSQDETKSLEQKKQALQKEINEINQDKKTTETDKQQKIQVIQAQIQTIETQIQQLQRKKTEAQASGSEQSSAGSSKQALVRQRVDIEI; from the coding sequence ATGGCAATAACATCGATTGGTCAGAGTGGCAGTGCGCAGGTAAGTCAAATTAGCAGCCAGGATGAGACGAAAAGCCTGGAACAAAAAAAACAAGCCCTGCAAAAAGAAATTAATGAAATAAATCAGGACAAAAAAACTACTGAAACAGATAAGCAACAGAAGATCCAGGTAATTCAGGCCCAAATTCAAACAATTGAGACGCAAATACAGCAGCTGCAGCGGAAAAAGACAGAGGCTCAGGCCTCCGGTTCCGAACAGAGCAGTGCTGGTAGCAGCAAACAGGCGCTTGTTCGTCAACGAGTAGATATAGAGATATAA
- the citX gene encoding citrate lyase holo-[acyl-carrier protein] synthase codes for MDQVTLAAILAAKERLAFLQAEIRSGYKLPVVSFTTNIPGPVKNSTNIQKLLQAAVDRFRIAARDCGFTIVEERFIYPLTGPAAILAVNGAADKLKLACMAIEESGFSTRLFDIDVFDAAGRQIARSSLGYPERSCFLCNQPAVLCRRLGRHSSTELGDNVAWRLSAFAAAATNPWPAIVWNIGSWAIEAMLLEAACTPAPGLVDRDNAGAHQDMDFFSFLMSSSALAGSMFRCAAAGWGHQGTPAELLPVLRCIGQEGEQQMLQATGGVNTQKGLLFLLGILTAAATYTLQQTNIATADQILATAAAMASGLVARELAVLKAGQATGRLTAGEKLYVKYGVTGIRGEIEAGLPSIKAQGLPVLKAALGQGLSLNDALVHTLLSLMTVVQDTTILNRHGLEILDEVQNNARRVMDYGGMLTAAGRALIGALDTAFIKRNISPGGVADLLAATYFLYLVETNHEK; via the coding sequence TTGGATCAAGTAACCTTAGCGGCGATTCTGGCTGCTAAAGAACGGCTGGCTTTCCTCCAGGCTGAAATTAGAAGCGGGTATAAATTGCCTGTGGTCAGCTTTACCACCAACATCCCCGGCCCTGTCAAAAACAGCACCAATATCCAAAAGCTGCTGCAAGCCGCGGTTGACCGTTTCCGGATTGCTGCCCGGGACTGTGGTTTTACCATTGTGGAAGAGCGCTTTATTTATCCGCTGACCGGGCCTGCGGCTATTCTGGCTGTTAACGGTGCTGCAGATAAGCTTAAACTGGCTTGTATGGCTATTGAGGAGTCCGGCTTTTCTACAAGGCTGTTTGATATTGATGTATTTGATGCTGCCGGCCGGCAGATCGCCCGCAGCAGTCTGGGATACCCGGAACGTTCCTGCTTTTTGTGCAATCAGCCGGCCGTATTGTGCCGGCGGCTGGGCCGGCACAGCAGTACGGAGCTCGGTGACAATGTTGCCTGGCGGTTAAGTGCTTTTGCCGCTGCTGCTACGAATCCCTGGCCGGCAATTGTCTGGAATATAGGGTCATGGGCGATTGAAGCCATGCTGCTGGAAGCCGCGTGTACACCGGCCCCGGGGCTGGTAGACCGCGATAATGCCGGTGCCCATCAGGACATGGATTTTTTTAGTTTTCTGATGAGCAGCAGCGCGCTGGCAGGCAGTATGTTCCGCTGCGCAGCTGCCGGGTGGGGGCACCAGGGAACGCCGGCGGAGTTACTGCCTGTTTTGCGCTGTATCGGCCAGGAGGGTGAGCAGCAAATGCTGCAGGCCACCGGCGGGGTTAATACGCAAAAAGGACTGCTGTTTTTGCTTGGTATTCTTACCGCGGCAGCCACTTACACCTTACAGCAGACGAATATTGCCACTGCCGATCAAATACTGGCCACCGCAGCTGCCATGGCCAGTGGTCTTGTAGCGCGTGAACTGGCCGTGCTTAAGGCAGGACAAGCAACCGGCAGGCTGACAGCCGGTGAAAAATTATATGTTAAATATGGTGTTACCGGTATACGGGGTGAAATAGAAGCAGGTCTACCCAGCATAAAAGCACAGGGTCTGCCGGTATTGAAGGCTGCGTTAGGACAGGGGCTGTCACTCAATGATGCCCTGGTACATACGCTTTTGAGTTTGATGACAGTTGTCCAGGACACCACGATTTTAAATCGTCATGGCCTGGAGATTTTAGATGAGGTGCAAAATAATGCCCGGAGGGTCATGGATTATGGTGGAATGCTGACAGCTGCCGGCAGAGCACTGATTGGTGCGCTGGATACAGCCTTTATTAAACGTAATATTAGTCCCGGCGGTGTTGCCGACTTATTAGCTGCCACATATTTCCTATATTTGGTTGAGACTAACCATGAAAAATAA
- a CDS encoding AbrB family transcriptional regulator, whose product MYKQSLPLFFLAVLGGYLFSISHIPLPWTLGPLVTAVVWKVITKKEVYWPKKLRNTGMVFLGYLLGSPFTPAVAQQVLYQLPLMLAITLVLITLCLGTGYIANRFVGIGTANSVIGSIPGGLSQMSIICEETGGTDVSVVTLMQTVRVITVVFTVPLLALHGLSDKVTAASRLATSISPGEIPALAVFAVTILLLIKLCQRIHLPNTYVIAPILGTACLVLAGVPAPALPVTVIALAQVVIGIRMGIDIDFSSLPNWQKIAASSLVSVLAVILLLLGFAFIISSFYSIPLVTAFISMAPGGMSEMGLIALAANADLPTVVAFQLFRLLFILIVCVPVARWWLHKHSHRCT is encoded by the coding sequence ATGTATAAACAATCGCTGCCGCTATTCTTCCTTGCCGTTCTTGGCGGCTACTTATTCAGTATAAGTCATATCCCCTTACCCTGGACACTAGGGCCGCTGGTGACGGCCGTTGTCTGGAAAGTCATTACCAAAAAAGAAGTTTATTGGCCCAAAAAACTGCGCAATACAGGGATGGTATTTCTGGGCTATCTGCTGGGCAGCCCTTTCACCCCGGCGGTTGCCCAGCAGGTACTTTACCAGTTACCGTTAATGCTGGCGATCACGCTGGTCCTGATTACGCTTTGCCTGGGCACAGGCTATATTGCCAACCGTTTTGTAGGCATTGGCACAGCTAACAGCGTCATTGGCAGCATACCTGGCGGCCTGTCGCAGATGTCAATCATCTGTGAAGAAACCGGCGGCACTGATGTGTCAGTAGTAACCCTGATGCAAACAGTCCGTGTCATTACTGTTGTATTTACGGTACCGCTGCTGGCACTGCATGGGCTTAGTGACAAAGTTACTGCCGCCAGCCGGTTGGCAACGAGCATCAGTCCCGGTGAAATTCCCGCACTGGCGGTTTTCGCCGTGACCATCCTGCTGCTTATAAAACTCTGTCAGCGAATACATCTGCCAAATACATATGTAATTGCGCCAATCCTCGGCACAGCCTGCCTGGTGTTAGCCGGAGTGCCGGCGCCGGCGCTGCCTGTTACAGTCATTGCCCTGGCGCAGGTTGTGATTGGCATCCGAATGGGCATAGATATTGACTTCAGCAGCCTGCCCAATTGGCAAAAGATTGCGGCCTCAAGCTTAGTAAGCGTGCTGGCAGTAATTCTGCTCCTGCTCGGCTTTGCTTTTATCATTTCTTCTTTTTACTCAATACCGTTGGTTACTGCCTTTATCAGTATGGCCCCGGGCGGCATGTCGGAAATGGGGCTGATAGCCCTGGCGGCCAATGCAGATCTCCCCACGGTTGTCGCCTTTCAGCTGTTCCGCCTGCTGTTTATCCTTATTGTCTGCGTACCGGTGGCCAGATGGTGGTTACACAAGCATAGTCACAGGTGTACCTGA
- a CDS encoding LysR family transcriptional regulator — translation MEDRDWLILQALYEQKNITKTAQALFISQPALTARLRNIEEEFGIKIVYRTSKGVHFTPQGEYLAKSSTDILFNLRRIKEHVTDMNSSVAGTLRLGASSYFTMYMLPRLLQCFKQEHPHVEFKVTTSWSREVFNLVHNQDIHVGFVSSDYGWQSQRHLLFEEPVCIASASPLDIRNLPKLPRINYQTDSLIKAMIDKWWRENFAESPSISMEVDKLSTCKEMVASGLGYAIMPSLIVSNIEHLHKIILTDKEGKPILRRTWMLYHEELLEMNIVSAFVHFVKNIDFLNLILPCK, via the coding sequence ATGGAAGACCGGGACTGGCTTATTTTACAGGCTCTTTATGAGCAAAAGAATATTACTAAAACTGCCCAGGCATTATTTATATCGCAGCCGGCGCTGACAGCAAGACTCAGAAATATCGAAGAAGAGTTTGGTATTAAGATTGTTTACCGTACCAGCAAAGGAGTGCATTTTACTCCTCAGGGCGAATATTTAGCCAAATCATCTACTGACATACTTTTTAATCTGCGTAGAATCAAAGAACATGTCACCGATATGAATAGCAGTGTTGCCGGCACACTGCGCCTGGGAGCCTCCAGCTATTTTACCATGTACATGCTGCCGCGCCTCTTACAGTGCTTTAAACAGGAACACCCGCATGTTGAGTTTAAAGTAACGACAAGCTGGAGCCGCGAGGTCTTTAATCTGGTGCATAACCAGGATATTCATGTCGGTTTTGTCAGTTCAGATTATGGCTGGCAAAGCCAGCGGCATCTATTATTTGAAGAACCGGTTTGTATTGCCTCAGCCAGCCCGTTAGATATAAGGAATTTACCCAAACTGCCACGAATTAACTACCAGACTGATTCATTAATTAAAGCAATGATTGACAAATGGTGGCGGGAAAACTTCGCTGAGTCTCCCTCCATCAGCATGGAGGTAGACAAGCTCTCTACTTGCAAAGAGATGGTGGCAAGCGGCCTCGGCTATGCCATTATGCCCTCACTTATTGTTAGCAACATTGAGCACCTGCATAAGATCATCCTCACCGATAAGGAGGGTAAGCCGATACTACGCCGAACCTGGATGCTCTACCACGAAGAACTGCTGGAAATGAACATCGTCAGCGCATTTGTTCACTTTGTTAAAAACATCGACTTTCTTAACCTCATTCTCCCCTGTAAATAA
- the pap gene encoding polyphosphate:AMP phosphotransferase gives MLEKVDLQKKIAKAEYKEMIGGLRERLGALQRQARDLGIPVLILFEGWDAAGKGTLINELILSLDPRGFNVYSIGEPNEDAVKRPYFWRFWNKTPQRGRIVVLDRSWYTKTLADRVAKGGTDYSGQDAYHDSRAFERQLADDGTLIIKLFLHISEREQRKRLERLEQDPATAWRVTATDWEHHRQYNDFLLATEEMMQQTDTACAAWTIIEAHDRRYATLKIIATVSGALEKQLAMLAAAEQEKNDRPSDLLLSAWTLPKIFTSSILDGVDLTKTLKAAEYENFMKLYQTRVRELEHLIYSNRIPVMIVLEGWDAAGKGGTIRRLTQNMDPRGYTVIPTGAPTAEEQAHHYLWRFWRNVPKAGHIAIFDRSWYGRVLVERVEGYCRDKDWRRAYREINEMEAQWGSFGAVMIKFWLHIDKDEQQRRFEERLANPGKQWKITGEDWRNREKWELYEQAVDEMFFRTSTTYAPWTLVEANSKEYARKKVMQTVIEAIESKL, from the coding sequence ATGCTGGAAAAGGTGGATTTGCAGAAGAAGATTGCCAAAGCCGAATATAAGGAAATGATTGGCGGCTTACGTGAGCGGCTGGGAGCATTGCAGCGCCAGGCCCGGGATTTAGGAATTCCGGTCTTAATTCTTTTTGAAGGCTGGGATGCAGCCGGCAAAGGAACCCTGATTAATGAGCTGATTTTATCGCTTGATCCCCGGGGCTTTAATGTCTATTCGATTGGCGAGCCCAATGAAGATGCTGTAAAGAGACCTTATTTCTGGCGATTCTGGAATAAAACCCCTCAGCGGGGACGGATCGTCGTACTGGACAGAAGCTGGTATACAAAAACTTTGGCTGACAGAGTGGCTAAGGGTGGGACCGATTATAGTGGGCAAGACGCATATCATGACAGCCGTGCTTTTGAGCGGCAGTTAGCTGATGACGGGACATTAATTATTAAGCTGTTTTTACATATTAGCGAGCGGGAACAGCGTAAGCGGCTGGAGAGACTGGAACAAGACCCGGCTACTGCCTGGCGGGTAACCGCGACTGACTGGGAGCATCACCGGCAGTATAATGATTTTTTGCTGGCGACCGAAGAAATGATGCAGCAGACTGATACTGCATGTGCCGCCTGGACTATTATTGAAGCTCATGACCGGCGGTATGCAACTTTAAAAATCATTGCCACGGTCAGCGGGGCTTTGGAAAAGCAGCTGGCGATGCTTGCCGCTGCAGAGCAGGAAAAGAATGACAGGCCATCTGACCTGCTGCTATCTGCTTGGACATTGCCCAAAATATTTACCTCATCGATTCTTGACGGGGTTGACCTGACTAAAACCCTTAAGGCGGCAGAATACGAAAACTTTATGAAACTTTACCAAACCCGGGTGAGGGAACTGGAACATCTTATTTACAGCAACCGCATCCCGGTGATGATCGTATTGGAAGGCTGGGATGCTGCCGGCAAAGGCGGTACTATCCGCCGTCTTACCCAAAACATGGATCCCCGCGGCTATACGGTTATTCCCACCGGTGCGCCAACGGCTGAAGAACAGGCGCATCATTATTTGTGGCGCTTCTGGCGTAATGTTCCTAAAGCAGGACATATTGCGATTTTTGACCGCAGTTGGTATGGGCGGGTTCTGGTTGAACGGGTAGAAGGCTACTGCCGGGATAAAGACTGGCGGCGGGCTTACCGGGAGATTAATGAGATGGAGGCGCAGTGGGGCAGTTTTGGTGCCGTGATGATAAAATTCTGGCTGCATATTGATAAAGACGAACAGCAGCGCCGCTTTGAGGAACGCTTGGCCAATCCGGGAAAACAGTGGAAAATTACCGGTGAAGACTGGCGCAACCGGGAAAAGTGGGAGCTATACGAGCAGGCTGTTGACGAAATGTTTTTCCGTACCAGCACAACATATGCCCCCTGGACGCTGGTAGAAGCCAACTCCAAGGAATATGCCAGGAAAAAGGTTATGCAAACAGTAATCGAGGCTATTGAGAGTAAGCTCTAA